The Sulfurospirillum deleyianum DSM 6946 nucleotide sequence TAGAAAGGTTTATTATATTTAACCTTTTTGAAGAAAAATATATCAAAATAGGCAAAAAAAATAGATTCTAGTCAATTTTTTTATTTAAGTTTAATAAGTAAAACAATAAAGCAAGATAAGTATTAATTATAATGAGATTTTCCCCAAACAAATAATACTTCACACTCAAGCGAAGGATGAGGATACGTTTCAATCAATTTTTTGGTTTGCGCCACACTCAAACGTTTCTCTCCGCCACTGACACCACTGTTTTTAATGTAACGAAAGAGTGAACGATTGTCCTCAAAAGAGAGATGAAAATGTTTCACCTCTTGATGACATGTAAAGTGTTTATCGAACACCCTCTGTAAATGTTCTGCAGAGGGAAGAAAGATAGGCAAACCACTCATTTGATAGAGCGTTTCAAAGGTTTTATCGGTAAAAATTGCAAATGCTCCCTCTTTACATGTAAAAGCAATGCGTTGAACTAAACCCTCAATATCACACGCCCACTGTAAGGCAGAAGAGGAAATAATCAAATCATACGTTTCTTGAAGTAATTGTTCTTTCTCAAAACGATCGCATACCACTTCAACTTTCTCATTTTTAGGATGCAACTGACACATAGCAAGCGCACAATCCACCCCAATAAAATGCTCATATTCCCATGTAATTGTTTTAAAAACAGCTCCACTTCCACACCCCAAATCCAAAATACGTTGAGGATGCGATACCACCTTTGAAACCAAATAGCGTGCAATCTCTTGTTGCAAAGCAGTGTGCGCATCATAGCGATGTGCGTTCTTTGAAAACTCTCTAATATGTTGTGCCATCATCGTAGAAAAAACCCGTCTCTCTTTTTTGAAAAATTATACTCGCTTCTCACTAAAAAAAAGACTCTGCTGTACTTTAGTGATTTTTTAATTCCTTTTAGATATAATCGTTGGTTTTACATTATTTCGAAAACAAAGGACATCACGAATGATTACCTCCGTTTTACTGGTTTTCCAGTTTATTTTAACGGCTATTTTGACGATTGCTGTATTGTTACAAAAAAGTTCTTCTATTGGTCTTGGCGCATACAGTGGAAGCAACGAATCTCTTTTTGGTGCAAAAGGCCCAGCAGGATTTATGGCAAAATTTACTTTTATTTTGGCGATTGTTTTTGTCGCAAATACTTTGACACTCGGTTATTTTTACAATCAAGATAAAAAAGTTTCTTTGGCTGAAGAGATTAAAATTGAAAAAAGCGTTGTACCTACCGCTCCAACAACAGCACCATTAGCACCTGCTGCTCCAGAAGCTCCAACCACCAAATAATCAGCCATGAAATCTTTTTGGCTTCTTGTCTGTTTTAGCATGATGATGTGGGCAGATGCCCATATCTTCGTCTATCATCGTTTTAACGATGCGAGGCACCCCTCAACCAACACCAGTCTTGAAGCATTACGCAAAGAGTTTGACTATTTTAAAATGCACGGCTACGAAGTCATTCCTCTCGAAAGACTGGTGCGTGCGCTTTACAACAAAGAAAATATTCCAGATCACTGGGTAGTTTTAACCATTGACGACAACTACAAAAGCTTTTATGAACATGGACTTGCCCTCTTTAAAGAGTACAACTACCCTTTTTCCATGTTTGTCTATGTGGGAGCGACTGAAAACAACTATGGCGATTTTATGAGTTGGGAACAACTCCGTGAAACTGCCAAATACGGTGCTTTAGAATTTCACTCCTT carries:
- a CDS encoding methyltransferase domain-containing protein, whose product is MMAQHIREFSKNAHRYDAHTALQQEIARYLVSKVVSHPQRILDLGCGSGAVFKTITWEYEHFIGVDCALAMCQLHPKNEKVEVVCDRFEKEQLLQETYDLIISSSALQWACDIEGLVQRIAFTCKEGAFAIFTDKTFETLYQMSGLPIFLPSAEHLQRVFDKHFTCHQEVKHFHLSFEDNRSLFRYIKNSGVSGGEKRLSVAQTKKLIETYPHPSLECEVLFVWGKSHYN
- the secG gene encoding preprotein translocase subunit SecG, coding for MTSVLLVFQFILTAILTIAVLLQKSSSIGLGAYSGSNESLFGAKGPAGFMAKFTFILAIVFVANTLTLGYFYNQDKKVSLAEEIKIEKSVVPTAPTTAPLAPAAPEAPTTK